A window of the Janthinobacterium agaricidamnosum NBRC 102515 = DSM 9628 genome harbors these coding sequences:
- the nrdR gene encoding transcriptional regulator NrdR — translation MKCPFCHHGDTQVLDTRVSEEGDAIRRRRRCGKCDKRFTTYERIELVMPFVVKKNGSRTEFAAAKLRGSLMLALRKRPVAAASVDTAIASIEEKLLTSGQREVDSHYIGELVMQELKLLDKIAYIRFASVYKNFEDLAEFQDAIAEVGHPRKP, via the coding sequence ATGAAATGTCCATTCTGCCACCACGGCGATACCCAGGTTCTCGATACGCGCGTATCCGAGGAAGGCGATGCCATACGCCGCCGGCGCCGCTGCGGCAAATGCGACAAGCGTTTCACGACCTACGAACGGATTGAACTTGTCATGCCGTTCGTCGTCAAAAAGAATGGCAGCCGGACGGAGTTCGCTGCGGCTAAGTTGCGTGGCAGCCTGATGCTGGCCTTGCGCAAGCGTCCCGTCGCGGCAGCCTCGGTCGATACGGCGATCGCGTCGATCGAAGAAAAATTGCTGACCAGCGGCCAGCGCGAAGTCGATTCCCATTACATCGGCGAATTGGTGATGCAGGAATTGAAGTTGCTGGACAAGATCGCCTATATCCGTTTTGCATCGGTGTACAAAAATTTCGAAGACCTGGCCGAGTTCCAGGATGCGATCGCCGAAGTGGGCCATCCGCGCAAGCCCTGA
- the glyA gene encoding serine hydroxymethyltransferase — protein MFAKDHTLANVDPELLSAIQKENARQHDHIELIASENYTSPAVMEAQGSQLTNKYAEGYPGKRYYGGCEYVDIVEQLAIDRVKALFGAEAANVQPNSGSQANQGVFFAMLKPGDTIMGMSLAEGGHLTHGMALNMSGKWFDVVSYGLTAEEDIDYEAMERLAHERKPKLIIAGASAFSKHIDFERFAKVAKAVGAYFMVDMAHYAGLIAAGVYPNPVPHADFVTSTTHKSLRGPRGGIILMKAEHEKAINSAIFPGIQGGPLMHVIAGKAVAFKEAQSPEFVAYQKQVLVNADALAKTLIARGLRIISGGTQSHVMLVDLRAKNLTGKEAEAILGAAHITCNKNGIPNDPQKPFVTSGIRLGSPAMTTRGFKEAEAIQVGNLIADVLDNPHDAATIERVKAAVKVLADAHPVYA, from the coding sequence ATGTTTGCAAAAGATCACACCCTCGCTAACGTCGATCCGGAATTGTTGAGCGCCATCCAGAAGGAAAATGCCCGCCAGCATGACCATATCGAACTGATCGCGTCGGAAAACTATACCTCGCCAGCCGTAATGGAAGCGCAAGGTTCGCAACTGACCAATAAATACGCCGAAGGTTATCCAGGCAAGCGTTATTACGGCGGCTGCGAATACGTCGATATCGTCGAACAACTGGCGATCGACCGCGTCAAGGCATTGTTTGGCGCCGAAGCGGCCAACGTGCAACCGAATTCCGGCTCGCAAGCCAACCAGGGCGTGTTCTTCGCCATGCTGAAACCAGGCGACACCATCATGGGCATGTCGCTGGCCGAAGGCGGCCACTTGACCCACGGCATGGCCTTGAACATGTCCGGCAAATGGTTCGACGTCGTTTCGTACGGCCTGACCGCTGAAGAAGACATCGACTACGAAGCCATGGAGCGCCTGGCGCACGAGCGCAAGCCGAAGCTGATCATCGCCGGCGCATCGGCGTTCTCGAAGCACATCGACTTCGAACGTTTCGCCAAGGTCGCCAAGGCGGTCGGCGCTTACTTCATGGTCGACATGGCGCACTACGCGGGCCTGATCGCCGCCGGCGTCTATCCTAACCCGGTGCCGCACGCCGACTTCGTCACCTCGACCACGCACAAATCGTTGCGCGGCCCGCGCGGCGGCATCATCCTGATGAAGGCCGAGCACGAAAAAGCGATCAACTCGGCAATCTTCCCTGGCATCCAGGGCGGTCCGCTGATGCACGTCATCGCCGGCAAGGCCGTGGCGTTCAAGGAAGCGCAAAGCCCTGAGTTCGTCGCCTACCAGAAACAAGTGCTGGTCAATGCCGATGCACTGGCCAAGACCCTGATTGCGCGCGGCTTGCGCATCATTTCGGGCGGTACCCAATCGCACGTGATGCTGGTGGACTTGCGCGCCAAGAACCTGACCGGCAAGGAAGCGGAAGCGATCCTGGGCGCGGCGCACATCACCTGCAACAAGAACGGCATCCCGAACGATCCGCAAAAACCGTTCGTGACCTCCGGCATCCGCCTGGGCAGCCCGGCCATGACCACCCGTGGTTTCAAGGAAGCGGAAGCGATTCAAGTCGGTAACCTGATCGCCGACGTGCTGGACAACCCGCATGACGCAGCGACCATCGAGCGCGTCAAAGCGGCCGTCAAGGTATTGGCGGACGCGCATCCGGTCTACGCTTAA
- the ybgC gene encoding tol-pal system-associated acyl-CoA thioesterase yields the protein MLLNLTTGKVNMPSVFTFNVRVYYEDTDAGGVVYHANYLKFFERARTEWLRALGVGGHAMREDYDAMLVVKSLSSDYHAPAKLDDDLTLTLTIEKLGRATILFAQQAWCGDSLLNTARVKIGCVSSALRPRALPEQVAARMRAYVPETDARD from the coding sequence ATGTTGCTCAATCTCACCACTGGCAAAGTAAACATGCCTTCTGTATTTACTTTTAACGTCCGTGTCTATTATGAAGACACCGATGCTGGCGGCGTTGTGTATCACGCGAACTATCTGAAATTTTTCGAGCGCGCCCGCACCGAATGGCTGCGCGCGCTGGGAGTAGGTGGACATGCAATGCGCGAGGATTACGACGCCATGCTGGTTGTCAAGAGCCTGAGCTCGGACTATCATGCCCCCGCAAAACTCGACGACGATTTGACATTAACGCTGACCATAGAAAAGCTGGGACGCGCCACCATCCTGTTCGCACAGCAGGCATGGTGCGGCGACAGCCTGCTCAATACGGCGCGCGTCAAGATCGGCTGCGTCAGTTCGGCATTGCGCCCACGCGCCTTGCCGGAACAAGTCGCGGCGCGCATGCGTGCCTATGTGCCGGAAACGGATGCAAGGGATTAA
- the tolQ gene encoding protein TolQ, which produces MNVTQDLSFLALITNAHLIVQLIMALLFIISLTSWTYIFRKMFAVRAARRQTIEFERSFWAGGNLHALHQNASGNRAQSGALARIFDAGMGEFIKGKASYGSREALDLGAVLDGARRAMRAAFQREMDVLESHLAFLASVGSVSPYIGLLGTVWGIMNAFRGLANVQQATLAAVAPGIAEALIATAIGLFAAIPAVVAYNRFSHDIDRLAIRFESFVEEFSNILQRQSR; this is translated from the coding sequence ATGAACGTCACTCAAGATCTGTCTTTCCTCGCGCTCATCACCAATGCCCATTTGATCGTGCAATTGATCATGGCCTTGCTGTTCATCATTTCGCTGACCAGCTGGACCTATATCTTCCGCAAAATGTTCGCGGTGCGCGCGGCGCGGCGCCAGACGATCGAGTTTGAACGCAGTTTCTGGGCCGGCGGCAACCTGCACGCACTGCACCAGAACGCCAGCGGCAACCGCGCCCAGAGCGGCGCGCTGGCGCGCATCTTCGATGCCGGCATGGGCGAATTCATCAAAGGCAAGGCATCCTACGGCTCGCGCGAAGCGCTGGACCTCGGCGCGGTGCTGGACGGCGCCCGCCGCGCGATGCGCGCCGCGTTCCAGCGCGAAATGGATGTGCTCGAATCGCACCTGGCCTTCCTGGCGTCGGTCGGCTCGGTCTCGCCCTACATCGGCTTGCTCGGCACCGTCTGGGGCATCATGAACGCGTTCCGCGGCCTGGCCAACGTGCAGCAAGCGACGCTGGCGGCGGTTGCGCCCGGCATTGCCGAAGCGCTGATCGCCACCGCCATCGGCCTGTTCGCCGCGATTCCAGCGGTGGTCGCGTACAACCGCTTTTCGCACGACATCGACCGCCTGGCTATCCGCTTCGAGAGTTTCGTCGAAGAATTTTCCAACATCTTGCAGCGCCAGTCGCGCTAA
- a CDS encoding ExbD/TolR family protein has product MASSFSSSMRGGRGRKFKSEINVVPYIDVMLVLLIIFMVMPSSNNPSVVNLPNAEKTARPPDDYIQVVLKPNGALSIGVQGKDQLAPETAPNRDALLRKLRVLHEDHPEFPVMIAGDKDSKYDDVIQLISEAKKMGINRVGLATK; this is encoded by the coding sequence ATGGCATCCTCATTTTCCAGCAGCATGCGCGGCGGCCGCGGCCGCAAGTTCAAGTCCGAAATCAACGTCGTGCCGTATATCGACGTGATGCTGGTGTTGCTGATCATTTTCATGGTCATGCCTTCGTCGAACAACCCGAGCGTGGTGAACTTGCCGAATGCCGAAAAAACCGCGCGTCCGCCCGACGACTATATCCAGGTGGTGCTGAAGCCGAACGGCGCGCTGTCGATCGGCGTGCAGGGCAAGGACCAATTGGCGCCGGAAACGGCGCCGAACCGCGACGCGCTGCTGCGCAAGCTGCGCGTGCTGCATGAAGACCACCCCGAGTTTCCGGTGATGATAGCCGGCGACAAGGACAGTAAATACGACGATGTGATCCAGCTGATTTCGGAAGCGAAAAAGATGGGCATCAACCGGGTTGGCCTGGCCACCAAGTAA
- the tolA gene encoding cell envelope integrity protein TolA, with amino-acid sequence MQTTKKAHAADGPYEVPRENSRWPALGLAAAMHAGLFFFLWVGVQWQSTEPVAVEAEVWDLKVQSAAPPAPPPVEAEPAPTPPPTPVEAPPPPPPQAAPVEPPAETKQADIALERKKAKLKAEQEKHAEELKRKEQQRLEQQEKQDKLDKLEKQKEKEKAEKADKAAKLAKEKEKEKAEAKAEAEAEAKAEKEAAEKKAAAEKAAKAKRAAAEQKAADKAREAEMSRITGAVGSGTSGTAAKSTAPRSDSGYVAAITAKIKSNIAYSGSTDVPGAQRAVYKIEQLPTGEIISVRKIKSSGIAAYDSAVENAIAKSSPLPKKKDGTVDRSIEAVFDIKDKP; translated from the coding sequence TTGCAGACGACGAAAAAAGCCCATGCAGCCGACGGCCCCTATGAGGTTCCGCGAGAAAATAGCCGCTGGCCCGCACTGGGCCTGGCGGCGGCGATGCATGCCGGCCTGTTCTTTTTTTTGTGGGTAGGCGTGCAGTGGCAAAGTACCGAGCCGGTCGCGGTCGAAGCGGAAGTATGGGATTTGAAAGTCCAGTCCGCCGCCCCGCCGGCGCCGCCGCCAGTGGAAGCCGAGCCAGCCCCGACGCCGCCGCCAACACCGGTGGAAGCACCGCCGCCACCGCCGCCGCAAGCGGCGCCGGTGGAGCCGCCGGCCGAGACCAAACAAGCGGATATCGCACTGGAACGCAAAAAGGCTAAACTGAAGGCCGAGCAAGAGAAACATGCGGAAGAATTAAAGCGCAAGGAACAGCAACGCCTGGAACAGCAGGAAAAACAGGATAAACTGGACAAGCTGGAAAAACAGAAAGAAAAAGAAAAGGCGGAAAAAGCCGATAAGGCGGCCAAACTGGCGAAGGAAAAAGAGAAGGAAAAAGCCGAAGCGAAGGCGGAAGCCGAAGCGGAAGCCAAGGCGGAAAAAGAAGCGGCCGAGAAAAAAGCGGCGGCGGAAAAGGCGGCCAAGGCCAAACGCGCGGCAGCCGAGCAAAAGGCTGCCGACAAGGCGCGCGAAGCCGAAATGAGCCGCATCACTGGCGCAGTCGGTTCCGGCACCAGCGGCACGGCGGCCAAATCGACGGCGCCGCGGTCGGACAGCGGCTATGTCGCGGCCATTACCGCCAAGATCAAGAGCAATATCGCGTATAGCGGCAGCACCGATGTGCCGGGCGCACAGCGCGCGGTGTACAAGATCGAGCAATTGCCAACTGGGGAAATTATTTCAGTCCGAAAGATCAAAAGCAGCGGGATCGCCGCCTACGACAGTGCGGTTGAAAACGCGATTGCCAAATCGTCGCCGCTACCGAAGAAAAAAGACGGTACGGTCGATCGTTCAATTGAGGCAGTATTCGATATAAAGGACAAACCTTGA
- the tolB gene encoding Tol-Pal system beta propeller repeat protein TolB: MFTIKKLNHFVIYTGLLLVASSAQAQLRVEISGIGSNQIPIAIAAFADESVAPQQISAIIKADLERSGAFKVIDTDGPISETADVNYGQWKSRGADALVVGSVQQLADGRFDIRYKLLDTVKSAQLSALGQAAAPQFTRLSAHKIADDIYQKLTGFRGAFATRIAYVTQSGREYHLEVADADGEGIQVALRSNEPIISPSWSPDGTKVAYVSFEKKKPIVYVQNLVTRARTIIANEKGSNSAPSWSPDGNHLAVALSRDGHTQVYTVNADGSGLRRISNSSGIDTEPQYSADGQSIYFTSDRSGGPQIYRMSTSGGDAKRVTFSGNYNISPRIASDGKTLAYISRRDGNFQLYAMDLASGQELRLSDSTNDESPSFSPNGKYIMYATTLGQRKSLAVVSVDGRVKQRLTTQAGNIKEPTWGPFMK, from the coding sequence ATGTTTACTATAAAAAAACTGAACCACTTCGTCATCTACACCGGGCTGCTGCTGGTCGCCAGTTCGGCGCAGGCCCAGTTGCGGGTTGAAATTTCCGGCATCGGCAGCAACCAGATTCCGATCGCGATCGCCGCCTTCGCCGACGAATCGGTGGCCCCGCAACAAATCTCGGCCATCATCAAGGCCGACCTGGAACGCAGCGGCGCGTTCAAGGTGATCGACACCGACGGCCCGATCTCGGAAACCGCCGACGTCAATTACGGCCAGTGGAAATCGCGCGGCGCCGACGCGCTGGTGGTCGGCAGCGTGCAGCAGCTGGCCGACGGCCGTTTCGACATCCGCTACAAATTGCTCGACACCGTCAAGTCGGCCCAGTTGTCCGCGCTGGGCCAGGCCGCGGCGCCCCAATTCACCCGTCTGTCGGCCCATAAAATTGCCGACGACATTTACCAGAAGCTGACCGGCTTCCGCGGCGCATTTGCCACCCGCATCGCCTACGTCACCCAGAGCGGCCGCGAATACCACCTGGAAGTGGCAGACGCCGATGGCGAAGGCATCCAGGTCGCGCTGCGCTCGAACGAGCCGATCATTTCGCCATCGTGGTCGCCTGACGGCACCAAAGTGGCGTATGTGTCGTTTGAAAAGAAAAAGCCGATTGTGTACGTGCAAAACCTGGTCACCCGGGCGCGCACCATCATCGCCAATGAAAAAGGCAGCAACTCGGCGCCGTCGTGGAGCCCTGACGGCAACCACCTGGCGGTGGCGCTGTCGCGCGACGGCCATACCCAGGTGTATACCGTCAATGCCGACGGCAGCGGCTTGCGCCGCATTTCCAATAGCAGCGGCATCGACACCGAACCACAATACTCTGCCGACGGACAAAGCATTTACTTCACCAGCGACCGTAGCGGCGGGCCGCAGATTTACCGCATGAGCACCTCTGGCGGCGACGCCAAGCGGGTGACGTTCAGCGGTAACTACAACATCAGCCCGCGCATCGCATCGGACGGCAAGACACTCGCATATATTTCCCGTCGTGACGGTAACTTCCAACTGTACGCAATGGATCTGGCTAGCGGCCAGGAATTGCGCCTGTCGGATAGCACCAACGACGAATCCCCAAGTTTCTCGCCGAACGGGAAATATATTATGTACGCGACCACACTGGGACAGCGCAAGTCGCTGGCCGTGGTGTCGGTCGACGGACGTGTCAAGCAACGTTTGACTACGCAAGCAGGCAACATCAAGGAGCCCACCTGGGGTCCTTTCATGAAGTAA
- the pal gene encoding peptidoglycan-associated lipoprotein Pal, which yields MSNFKSLAFIAATAALVSACSTPVKLAETPVVEKAPEKVAPAPVVDNRQVNPVVTASVDPLDDPKGVLANRSVYFDFDSYVVREADKSVVENHSGYLNSHKQRKILVQGNTDERGGAEYNLALGQKRAEAVRKSLVALGVSDGQVEAVSLGKEKPKASGSNEAAWAENRRADIVY from the coding sequence ATGAGTAACTTTAAAAGTTTAGCCTTCATCGCCGCTACCGCAGCACTGGTGTCGGCTTGCAGCACCCCAGTCAAACTGGCTGAAACCCCAGTGGTCGAGAAAGCACCGGAAAAAGTCGCACCGGCGCCAGTCGTCGACAACCGTCAAGTCAACCCGGTGGTGACGGCTTCGGTCGATCCACTGGACGATCCAAAAGGCGTACTGGCTAACCGCAGCGTCTACTTCGATTTCGACAGCTACGTCGTGCGCGAAGCCGACAAATCGGTCGTGGAAAACCACTCCGGCTACCTGAACAGCCACAAGCAACGCAAGATCCTGGTGCAAGGTAACACCGACGAACGCGGCGGCGCAGAGTACAACCTGGCCCTGGGTCAAAAACGTGCTGAAGCCGTGCGCAAGTCGCTGGTAGCGCTGGGCGTGTCGGATGGCCAGGTTGAAGCCGTATCGCTGGGCAAGGAAAAACCAAAAGCTTCGGGCAGCAACGAAGCGGCTTGGGCTGAAAACCGCCGCGCCGACATCGTTTATTAA
- the ybgF gene encoding tol-pal system protein YbgF, translated as MMTFSKAGLAAALMAAFACLPLHAGAALFDDDEARKAILDLRSKLDNVSRDLNARIDTKADKTITLDMINQREQTLQDIAKLRGQIEVLANELANTQKRQKDFYTDLDARLRKLEPREVTIDGQQAAVGVSEQSSYEAALAVFKSGDYKAAATALDTFVKRYPDSAYAANAQYWLGNAYYAQRDCKSAITAQQLVVKNYADSPKAADAMLNIASCYTELKDKANAKKTLDALISRYPDSNAAQTAKERLPKK; from the coding sequence ATGATGACATTTTCCAAAGCCGGCCTCGCCGCCGCCTTGATGGCCGCATTTGCCTGTCTGCCCCTGCACGCCGGCGCGGCGCTGTTCGACGATGATGAAGCGCGCAAGGCGATCCTGGATTTGCGCAGCAAGTTGGACAACGTCTCGCGCGACCTGAATGCGCGCATCGACACCAAGGCCGACAAGACCATCACGCTGGACATGATCAACCAGCGCGAACAGACGCTGCAAGACATCGCCAAGCTGCGCGGCCAGATCGAGGTGCTGGCGAATGAACTGGCGAACACCCAAAAGCGCCAAAAAGATTTCTATACCGACCTGGACGCCCGCCTGCGCAAGCTGGAACCGCGCGAAGTGACCATCGACGGCCAGCAAGCGGCGGTCGGCGTGTCCGAGCAAAGTTCCTATGAAGCGGCGCTGGCGGTGTTCAAGTCCGGCGACTACAAGGCGGCCGCCACCGCGCTCGACACCTTCGTCAAGCGCTACCCGGATTCAGCCTACGCGGCCAATGCCCAATACTGGCTGGGCAACGCCTATTACGCCCAGCGCGACTGCAAGAGCGCGATCACGGCGCAGCAGCTGGTGGTCAAGAACTACGCCGACAGCCCGAAGGCCGCTGACGCGATGCTCAACATCGCCAGCTGCTATACCGAGCTGAAAGACAAGGCCAACGCCAAGAAAACGCTGGATGCGCTGATCTCGCGCTATCCTGACTCCAACGCCGCGCAAACGGCCAAGGAACGCCTGCCGAAAAAGTAA
- a CDS encoding ATP-binding protein codes for MYRPQALLEKIVFLSSNIGEQHARMNFCLPSLCAMNTTSIDGYDPLSFFESHANGSANSNHIYETAIKGNVLNILKSYTGFFDILCEPIQNALDACEKQWRLDSTYMPKIRIEISIQEQTVEVLDNGTGMTATQFAHCFTPNVSYKKGERLRGQKGVGATFLAYGFNYVQLKTKCEGERRAAILRQGRQWAEDGNNFVPRPKLEELKTFNCDWLDRQVSGTSILIKLTSSTNEKPKDLGWCGATNAEQWMTLLRILTPLGGIYIEDSEFKPTVEISVTDRSGTQTGTSIVNPEYFYVHDIDGVRSVDLSSIRDALSSIDGDPAHKASRIPDRFKNIECLWDFWDAKTLLSEKGLDKLNDEQKALIEQHCITVYGGFVSTLDIFDAFNRKLGVNERFKYLRGGLQLATDSMPQGELLVIPLKRYIGYQRNAHIVVHFKDGNPDLGRKVFQPELRALAEEIAEKITNVFITYRNLLKPDSGAIPTLLPDKELHVWKRAQEDWRDKHPLNLTGTWPTTSYISAPQEEQDVIALYHQLIGAGLIRGINFYGSKVNERYDALVEMNYSDDTVQYHPASCPLGVTSAIDFPYNSEPKILEYKFDLDALFRDFDASIKFAKHVDFIVCWKASLQVKNGFSIHSYLVDDQGVRRVFYGATHRLEQAGSGHFMEVVILEELLNYLANKTQESANQKVKYRLYD; via the coding sequence TTGTATCGCCCCCAGGCGTTGCTTGAAAAAATTGTATTCTTAAGTAGCAACATTGGTGAGCAGCATGCTAGGATGAACTTTTGCCTGCCATCACTTTGCGCCATGAATACAACATCTATTGACGGATACGATCCTCTTAGCTTCTTCGAATCGCATGCCAATGGCAGTGCCAACTCGAACCACATCTATGAAACCGCTATTAAGGGGAACGTACTTAATATACTCAAGTCGTATACAGGTTTCTTCGATATCTTATGCGAGCCTATACAGAACGCGTTAGACGCTTGCGAAAAGCAATGGCGGTTGGATAGCACCTATATGCCTAAAATCCGGATCGAGATCAGCATACAAGAGCAAACAGTCGAGGTACTCGATAACGGTACAGGGATGACGGCAACGCAATTCGCACACTGCTTTACCCCAAACGTCTCCTACAAAAAAGGCGAGCGGTTACGTGGACAGAAAGGAGTCGGTGCAACTTTCCTTGCTTACGGGTTCAATTATGTGCAACTTAAAACTAAATGCGAGGGAGAGCGTCGTGCAGCGATTCTGCGTCAGGGCCGCCAATGGGCAGAAGATGGAAATAATTTCGTGCCACGCCCTAAGTTGGAGGAATTGAAAACGTTCAACTGCGACTGGCTGGATCGCCAAGTAAGCGGAACCTCTATCCTCATCAAGCTGACCAGCTCGACAAATGAGAAACCTAAGGACTTAGGTTGGTGCGGTGCGACGAATGCCGAGCAATGGATGACCCTTTTACGTATTCTCACGCCGCTCGGTGGTATTTATATCGAAGATTCTGAATTTAAGCCAACGGTAGAAATAAGCGTTACAGACAGGTCGGGAACACAGACGGGCACGAGTATTGTAAATCCGGAGTATTTCTACGTTCACGATATTGACGGCGTACGTAGTGTAGATCTAAGTAGTATTCGCGATGCTCTTTCATCTATCGACGGGGACCCAGCACATAAAGCATCCCGCATTCCAGACAGATTTAAAAACATCGAATGTCTCTGGGACTTTTGGGATGCGAAAACCTTATTATCAGAAAAAGGTTTAGATAAACTAAATGATGAACAAAAGGCATTAATTGAACAACATTGCATCACTGTCTATGGCGGCTTTGTCTCTACATTAGATATATTTGACGCTTTTAATAGAAAATTGGGTGTAAATGAGCGATTCAAATATCTACGCGGCGGCTTACAGTTAGCGACTGATTCGATGCCACAAGGGGAGCTGCTGGTAATTCCACTTAAGCGATACATAGGTTATCAACGAAACGCACATATCGTTGTTCACTTTAAAGATGGCAATCCCGACCTAGGGCGGAAAGTTTTTCAACCAGAATTGCGCGCATTAGCTGAAGAGATCGCTGAAAAGATCACGAACGTATTTATTACTTATCGAAATTTACTAAAGCCAGATTCCGGAGCAATACCTACCCTATTACCGGACAAAGAATTACATGTGTGGAAGCGTGCCCAAGAGGACTGGAGAGACAAGCATCCCCTAAATCTCACAGGAACATGGCCAACTACAAGCTATATCTCTGCCCCTCAAGAGGAACAGGATGTAATTGCGCTCTACCACCAACTTATCGGGGCAGGCCTTATTCGTGGCATAAACTTCTATGGGTCGAAGGTGAATGAACGATATGATGCCTTGGTAGAAATGAACTACTCTGACGACACTGTGCAATATCACCCGGCCTCCTGTCCGCTGGGCGTAACAAGTGCTATCGATTTCCCTTATAATTCCGAGCCAAAAATCCTTGAATACAAGTTTGATCTAGATGCGTTATTCAGAGATTTCGATGCATCCATTAAATTTGCGAAGCATGTGGACTTTATTGTATGTTGGAAAGCGAGTCTTCAAGTCAAGAACGGATTTTCCATTCACTCCTATTTGGTAGATGACCAGGGCGTAAGGCGGGTGTTCTATGGAGCAACTCACCGCCTAGAACAGGCAGGTTCAGGCCATTTTATGGAAGTTGTTATTTTAGAAGAACTACTAAATTACCTGGCAAACAAGACCCAGGAATCAGCAAATCAAAAAGTAAAATATCGTCTTTACGATTAG
- a CDS encoding IS3 family transposase: MTTRKRRTFEPTLKLEVVRLINEQGQSVQNVSESMGIGQTAIRRWLQQYHAEQNGQPGIGKPLTAEQQRIRQLELENQQLRQDVTILKKASAFFAREMK, translated from the coding sequence ATGACAACAAGAAAACGTAGAACCTTCGAGCCAACCCTGAAACTGGAAGTGGTCCGGCTGATCAATGAGCAGGGCCAGAGCGTCCAGAACGTCAGCGAAAGCATGGGCATCGGCCAGACTGCGATCCGTCGCTGGCTGCAGCAATACCATGCCGAACAGAACGGGCAGCCTGGCATCGGCAAGCCGCTCACCGCCGAGCAGCAAAGAATCCGCCAACTGGAGCTGGAAAACCAGCAACTTCGGCAGGACGTCACCATCTTAAAAAAGGCCTCGGCCTTCTTTGCTCGCGAAATGAAGTGA
- the dinD gene encoding DNA damage-inducible protein D: MRCPGKLDHYINVTRYGAYLIAQNGDSKKKQVAFAQTYFAAQTRRQELQTQHSEEITEQHRRIALRDEITGHNKDLADAAKDAGVIQPIEYAAFQNAGYRGLYDGLDVAGIRTAKHLGGNAKILDHMGSTELAANLFRATQTEEKLRREGIKGKFNANAAHYEVGQKVRKAIADIGGTMPEELAPAEDINKVRQRLGKNKPKEIK; encoded by the coding sequence TTGAGGTGTCCGGGCAAATTAGACCACTACATTAATGTCACCCGATATGGTGCCTACCTAATTGCTCAAAACGGCGACTCGAAGAAGAAGCAGGTAGCGTTTGCTCAGACATACTTTGCTGCTCAAACACGCCGCCAAGAGCTACAGACGCAGCACAGCGAAGAAATCACCGAGCAGCACCGTCGCATCGCCCTACGAGACGAAATTACGGGGCACAATAAAGACTTAGCCGACGCAGCCAAGGATGCAGGAGTAATTCAGCCGATCGAGTATGCTGCATTTCAGAACGCAGGCTATCGCGGCCTATACGATGGACTGGACGTAGCAGGCATCCGAACAGCCAAACATCTAGGCGGAAACGCCAAGATCCTCGACCACATGGGCAGCACAGAACTTGCGGCCAATCTCTTCCGCGCCACCCAGACCGAAGAAAAACTGCGTCGCGAAGGAATTAAAGGCAAGTTCAATGCAAACGCTGCCCACTATGAGGTCGGCCAAAAGGTACGCAAGGCAATTGCTGATATCGGAGGCACCATGCCTGAAGAACTTGCTCCCGCCGAAGATATCAACAAAGTTCGACAACGGTTAGGCAAAAATAAGCCAAAGGAAATCAAATAA
- a CDS encoding helix-turn-helix domain-containing protein: protein MEIKPIKTAADHAAVLKEIDGLMSAELGTPQGDRLDVLATLVESYEAKHFPMELPNPIDAIKFRMEQQGLTPKDLQPMIGRSNRVYEILNGTRPLTLAMIWRLHEGLGIPAECLIKQPATVVA from the coding sequence ATGGAAATCAAACCTATCAAAACTGCCGCTGACCACGCGGCAGTGCTCAAAGAGATAGACGGGCTGATGTCCGCCGAACTGGGCACTCCCCAGGGCGATCGCCTGGATGTGCTGGCCACGCTGGTTGAATCTTACGAAGCCAAGCACTTTCCAATGGAATTGCCCAATCCAATTGATGCGATCAAATTCAGAATGGAGCAGCAAGGTCTGACGCCCAAAGACCTGCAACCAATGATTGGCCGCTCGAACCGCGTCTACGAGATTCTGAACGGTACTCGACCGCTGACGCTTGCGATGATCTGGCGCCTGCATGAAGGTCTGGGTATTCCTGCAGAGTGCCTTATCAAACAGCCAGCGACTGTGGTTGCTTGA